The proteins below are encoded in one region of Amycolatopsis acidiphila:
- a CDS encoding PucR family transcriptional regulator: protein MGRRADSSETKLEELAAATAERLPRMLDDVTRLLSHDWPDYADFIVTERDEVLVSANMFLHRLMKMAKWDITELPGVSDQPPEQLGEQPLFEEIGRAQWQQGRDLTSLLSAYQIGARVAWHHVAEVALEVGVPSDVFASLAEAVFIFIDQLSSASARGYVLEQSEAAAARERLRDDLGNMLLSDRSDSGAVRAVAARVDWPLPREAAVILVEPDNPVGGALLARLDHSCLHVRRQRMMCAIVPDPDGPQRRARLATALRGAGAVVGHAVPLEHLPASMRVAEVAVQLRRTHVLEDDPVFVDEHLDSIIVHRDARLLEAFRAQCLAPLDELGPVTRQRLCETLASWLRHLGDRRAVAEELHIHPQTVRYRLTQLRELFGERLDDPDNRRRLTLALAWGVPERD, encoded by the coding sequence GTGGGCAGAAGAGCAGACTCGTCGGAGACGAAACTGGAGGAGCTCGCCGCCGCGACCGCCGAACGGCTGCCCAGGATGCTCGACGACGTCACCCGGTTGCTGAGCCACGACTGGCCGGACTACGCCGACTTCATCGTGACCGAACGGGACGAAGTGCTCGTTTCGGCCAACATGTTCCTGCACCGGCTGATGAAGATGGCCAAATGGGACATCACCGAGCTGCCGGGGGTTTCCGACCAGCCGCCCGAGCAGCTCGGCGAGCAGCCGCTGTTCGAGGAGATCGGCCGCGCGCAGTGGCAGCAGGGGCGGGACCTGACGAGCCTGCTGTCGGCCTACCAGATCGGCGCGCGGGTGGCGTGGCACCACGTGGCGGAGGTGGCGCTCGAGGTCGGGGTGCCCTCCGACGTGTTCGCCTCCCTCGCCGAAGCGGTGTTCATCTTCATCGACCAGCTGTCGTCCGCGTCCGCCCGCGGTTACGTGCTCGAGCAGTCCGAAGCCGCCGCGGCCCGGGAGCGCCTGCGTGACGACCTGGGCAACATGCTGCTGTCCGACCGGTCCGACTCCGGCGCCGTGCGGGCGGTGGCCGCGCGGGTGGACTGGCCGCTGCCCCGGGAGGCGGCGGTGATCCTCGTCGAGCCCGACAACCCCGTCGGCGGCGCCCTGCTGGCGCGGCTGGACCACTCGTGCCTGCACGTGCGGCGCCAGCGGATGATGTGCGCGATCGTGCCGGACCCGGACGGCCCGCAGCGGCGCGCGCGGCTGGCCACGGCGCTGCGCGGCGCGGGCGCGGTGGTCGGGCACGCCGTGCCGCTGGAGCACCTGCCGGCGAGCATGCGGGTGGCGGAGGTGGCCGTGCAGCTGCGGCGCACGCACGTGCTGGAGGACGACCCGGTGTTCGTCGACGAGCACCTGGACTCGATCATCGTGCACCGCGACGCCCGGCTGCTCGAAGCGTTCCGGGCGCAGTGCCTCGCGCCGCTGGACGAGCTGGGGCCGGTCACCCGCCAGCGGCTGTGCGAGACGCTCGCGTCCTGGCTGCGGCACCTCGGCGACCGGCGTGCGGTGGCCGAGGAGCTGCACATCCATCCCCAGACCGTGCGCTACCGGCTCACCCAGCTGCGCGAGCTGTTCGGCGAGCGCCTCGACGACCCGGACAACCGGCGGCGGCTCACCCTCGCGCTGGCGTGGGGCGTGCCCGAGCGTGACTAG
- a CDS encoding bifunctional phosphatase PAP2/O-acyltransferase family protein, protein MALFAVYLLIEAKPLPSRELRALDSGAAILWLERALHLDFELPMNQWLAGQGWLRTLANYEYAVTYIASALILLVWVYLRHPGHYRQVRNSFAWLNLLALLCFWLFPVAPPRMLPGAGFADTVRLGHTVGSWGSPLVENANQLAAMPSLHVGWALWVSVVLARISGGRAVQALSAVHVLVTLAVILATGNHYWLDAAGAVVVVAAGVMIADVARRETDRIPASDAFFLHVETPDAPQHVGGLIMLDTSRAGTPPTHEVARAAITAKLAERPEFRKRLGPPTRWRRWRWVEHADIDWSWHVPVFDLSRDGRPGGMGALHRLVAELAGQQLPRDRPLWRFCVVNGVEEDVAAVVSLVHHSVADGIGTINLMLDLFSSPDLTSALGEVKRPGPLRQLAGGVLGIAQLATDSRPQTRLPVSDSPAREFGTLKLDLEWMRRLARRHGVRVTDLLLAGTAAALRRVAKGPLPEKLLVSVPLMAAEQRAGMAGNVTAAVMVEVPMGDMAETDRLAAIAKASTRLRTGTRAIASRFVQHTVANLMPPVFHAWFARTVYGGRFFNGTASNMPGASWQVTFAGYPLITAFPIIPIAPGTPFVVGVLGWYGSFSMSVATDPAFVDDAEAFVKEFRKVLDEVA, encoded by the coding sequence GTGGCGCTCTTCGCCGTCTACCTGCTGATCGAGGCGAAGCCGCTGCCGTCGCGCGAACTGCGCGCGCTGGACAGCGGTGCCGCGATCCTGTGGCTGGAACGGGCCCTGCACCTGGACTTCGAGCTGCCGATGAACCAGTGGCTGGCCGGGCAGGGCTGGCTGCGCACCCTGGCGAACTACGAGTACGCGGTCACCTACATCGCCAGCGCGCTGATCCTGCTGGTCTGGGTCTATCTGCGTCATCCCGGCCACTACCGGCAGGTGCGCAACTCGTTCGCCTGGCTCAACCTGCTGGCCCTGCTGTGCTTCTGGCTGTTTCCCGTCGCCCCGCCGCGGATGCTCCCCGGCGCGGGCTTCGCCGATACCGTCCGGCTCGGGCACACGGTCGGCTCGTGGGGCTCGCCGCTGGTGGAGAACGCCAACCAGCTCGCCGCGATGCCCTCCCTGCACGTGGGCTGGGCGCTGTGGGTGTCGGTGGTGCTGGCGCGGATCTCGGGCGGCCGGGCGGTGCAGGCCCTCAGCGCGGTGCACGTGCTCGTCACCCTCGCGGTGATCCTGGCGACCGGCAACCACTACTGGCTCGACGCGGCGGGCGCTGTCGTCGTCGTGGCGGCCGGTGTCATGATCGCGGACGTGGCGAGACGAGAAACGGACCGGATCCCGGCGTCGGACGCGTTCTTCCTGCACGTGGAGACGCCGGACGCGCCGCAGCACGTCGGCGGCCTGATCATGCTGGACACCTCGCGCGCGGGCACGCCGCCCACGCACGAGGTGGCCAGGGCGGCCATCACCGCGAAGCTGGCCGAGCGCCCCGAGTTCCGCAAGCGGCTGGGGCCGCCGACCCGCTGGCGCCGGTGGCGCTGGGTCGAGCACGCCGACATCGACTGGTCCTGGCACGTGCCCGTGTTCGACCTGTCCCGCGACGGCCGCCCGGGCGGGATGGGCGCGCTGCACCGGCTCGTCGCCGAGCTGGCGGGGCAGCAGCTGCCGCGGGACCGGCCGCTGTGGCGGTTCTGCGTGGTCAACGGCGTCGAGGAGGACGTCGCGGCCGTCGTGTCGCTGGTGCACCACTCGGTGGCGGACGGGATCGGCACGATCAACCTCATGCTCGACCTGTTCAGCTCACCGGACCTGACCTCGGCGCTCGGCGAGGTGAAGCGGCCGGGCCCGCTCCGGCAGCTCGCCGGTGGCGTCCTGGGCATCGCGCAGCTGGCCACCGACTCCCGCCCGCAGACGCGGCTGCCGGTGTCGGACTCCCCGGCACGCGAGTTCGGCACGCTGAAGCTGGACCTGGAGTGGATGCGCAGGCTCGCCCGCCGCCACGGGGTCCGCGTCACCGACCTGCTGCTGGCCGGCACGGCCGCCGCGCTGCGCCGTGTCGCCAAGGGGCCGCTGCCGGAGAAGCTGCTGGTCTCGGTGCCGCTGATGGCGGCGGAGCAGCGGGCGGGGATGGCGGGCAACGTCACCGCCGCGGTGATGGTCGAGGTGCCGATGGGGGACATGGCCGAGACCGACCGGCTGGCCGCCATCGCGAAGGCGAGCACGAGGCTGCGGACCGGCACCCGGGCGATCGCGTCGCGGTTCGTGCAGCACACCGTGGCGAACCTGATGCCGCCGGTGTTCCACGCGTGGTTCGCCCGCACGGTCTACGGCGGGCGGTTCTTCAACGGCACGGCCTCGAACATGCCGGGCGCGAGCTGGCAGGTCACCTTCGCCGGCTACCCGCTCATCACGGCGTTCCCGATCATCCCGATCGCCCCCGGCACCCCGTTCGTCGTCGGGGTGCTGGGCTGGTACGGATCGTTCTCGATGAGCGTGGCCACCGACCCGGCCTTCGTCGACGACGCCGAGGCGTTCGTCAAGGAGTTCCGGAAGGTCCTCGACGAGGTGGCCTAG
- a CDS encoding DUF3159 domain-containing protein, whose product MKHANAHPERHLVIEIPHLRGTLARALVLLLETVVVPSALLAVLLHFAGLVPALCAVLGWSVFVIGARRMMRRDLPRTLLLCTGMLVSRACFALITSSAVVYVLQPALGSVVMFLIFVGSAVIGRPITARLARDFVRLPAELFAHRTVNRVFVEVALMWGGSRLIDAAMTIGFLHWGVEAGLLSRGVLSTLLTALTIAVCAGHGWRKLRRVPGVTLRMGWRNAAGPAPAPVG is encoded by the coding sequence GTGAAGCACGCGAACGCGCACCCCGAGCGCCATCTGGTGATCGAGATCCCCCATCTGCGGGGGACGCTGGCGCGAGCGCTGGTCCTGCTCCTGGAGACCGTCGTCGTCCCGAGCGCCCTGCTGGCGGTCCTGCTGCACTTCGCGGGCCTGGTGCCGGCGCTGTGCGCGGTGCTCGGCTGGTCGGTGTTCGTCATCGGCGCCCGCCGGATGATGCGCCGGGACCTGCCGCGGACGCTGCTGCTGTGCACGGGCATGCTGGTCAGCCGCGCCTGCTTCGCCCTCATCACCTCCAGCGCCGTGGTGTACGTGCTGCAGCCGGCACTCGGCTCGGTCGTGATGTTCCTGATCTTCGTGGGCAGCGCCGTGATCGGCAGGCCCATCACCGCCCGGCTGGCGCGGGACTTCGTCCGCCTGCCCGCGGAGCTGTTCGCCCACCGCACGGTGAACCGGGTGTTCGTCGAGGTCGCCCTGATGTGGGGCGGTTCGCGGCTCATCGACGCCGCGATGACCATCGGCTTCCTGCACTGGGGCGTCGAGGCGGGACTGCTCTCGCGCGGCGTGCTCAGCACGCTGCTCACCGCGCTGACCATCGCGGTGTGCGCCGGGCACGGCTGGCGGAAGCTGCGCCGGGTGCCGGGCGTGACGCTGCGGATGGGCTGGCGCAACGCCGCCGGGCCGGCGCCGGCACCCGTCGGCTGA
- a CDS encoding DMT family transporter: protein MLIPVLLGFATAFLFAASAALQRSAVLVVADADTEHRANRHRIPILWLIRRLVRQRIWITGWLTNLLGFVSQAAALHFGSIALVQPLLVTQLLFALPMASAVIRQWPAARDWVAAVAISGGVACFLAVEGAAPLDGSPDRGRLVVAVVVAAAAVVTLVQIAQGRGPLMHSALIASAAGVCYAISAALMKLTTDDLLNHGVLATALDWPGYVLALSTLSGLLLGQQAYGSGSLSAAIAVMSIVNPAVSYVLGMLAFHATLSTSPGPLAASAGAAALLVAGVFGLAHSPTVQRETTRTATHGVYPNAGNVPRKVAAPAQPPDT from the coding sequence GTGTTGATCCCGGTTCTCCTCGGTTTCGCGACCGCGTTTCTTTTTGCCGCCTCCGCCGCACTCCAGCGGAGCGCGGTGCTCGTCGTGGCCGACGCCGACACCGAGCACCGGGCCAACCGGCACCGCATCCCCATCCTCTGGCTCATCCGCAGGCTCGTCCGGCAGCGCATCTGGATCACCGGCTGGCTCACCAACCTGCTCGGCTTCGTCAGCCAGGCCGCCGCCCTGCACTTCGGCTCCATCGCACTGGTCCAGCCGCTGCTGGTCACCCAGCTGCTGTTCGCGCTGCCGATGGCCTCGGCCGTCATCCGGCAGTGGCCCGCGGCCCGGGACTGGGTCGCCGCCGTCGCGATCAGCGGCGGGGTGGCGTGCTTCCTCGCCGTCGAGGGCGCGGCCCCGCTGGACGGCTCCCCCGACCGGGGGAGACTGGTGGTGGCGGTCGTGGTCGCCGCCGCGGCCGTGGTGACGCTCGTGCAGATCGCCCAGGGCCGTGGCCCGCTGATGCACAGCGCGCTCATCGCGAGCGCCGCCGGCGTCTGCTACGCGATCAGCGCCGCGCTGATGAAGCTCACCACCGACGACCTGCTCAACCACGGCGTGCTGGCCACCGCGCTCGACTGGCCCGGCTACGTGCTCGCGCTGTCCACCCTCAGCGGTCTGCTGCTGGGCCAGCAGGCCTACGGCTCCGGATCGCTCTCGGCCGCCATCGCGGTGATGTCGATCGTCAACCCGGCCGTGAGCTACGTGCTCGGCATGCTCGCCTTCCACGCCACCCTCTCCACCTCGCCCGGTCCGCTCGCCGCCTCGGCCGGCGCCGCGGCGCTGCTGGTGGCGGGCGTGTTCGGTTTGGCCCATTCGCCCACCGTGCAACGGGAAACCACCCGGACGGCAACACATGGCGTTTACCCGAACGCCGGTAACGTGCCCCGCAAAGTTGCGGCCCCCGCGCAACCGCCGGACACTTAG
- a CDS encoding SDR family NAD(P)-dependent oxidoreductase, protein MELRGAVAVVTGASSGIGAATALALHDAGATLVLHGRDTARLAELAERTGGAVVTGDLADVAAVPALAEEMLARFGRVDVLVNNAGVGWAGPFGEMTAQDVRRVVDVNLTAPIELTRALLPALRVRPAARVVFVTSIAGRTGVAGESVYSAVKAGLDGFAESLRFELAGTAVRIGVVVPGVVDTEFFARRGRPYERSSPRPVPAARVAAAVLRAAREDRADQYVPRWLRLPVLVRGVLPGVYRGLAARFGGSG, encoded by the coding sequence ATGGAGCTGCGCGGGGCGGTGGCGGTGGTGACGGGTGCGTCGTCCGGTATCGGCGCCGCCACCGCGCTCGCGCTGCACGACGCCGGGGCCACGCTCGTCCTGCACGGCCGGGACACCGCGCGGCTGGCCGAGTTGGCCGAGCGCACCGGCGGCGCGGTGGTGACCGGGGACCTGGCCGACGTCGCGGCGGTCCCCGCACTGGCGGAGGAGATGCTGGCCCGCTTCGGCCGGGTGGACGTCCTGGTGAACAACGCGGGCGTCGGCTGGGCGGGTCCGTTCGGCGAGATGACCGCACAGGACGTGCGGCGGGTGGTCGACGTGAACCTGACCGCCCCGATCGAGCTCACCCGGGCGCTGCTGCCCGCGCTGCGCGTCCGGCCCGCCGCGCGCGTGGTGTTCGTCACCTCGATCGCCGGGCGGACGGGAGTCGCCGGCGAATCGGTCTACTCGGCCGTGAAAGCCGGATTGGACGGTTTCGCCGAAAGCCTCCGATTCGAGCTCGCCGGAACGGCGGTGCGAATCGGGGTCGTCGTGCCCGGAGTGGTGGACACCGAATTCTTCGCCCGGCGCGGGCGGCCCTACGAACGCAGTTCCCCGCGCCCCGTTCCCGCCGCCCGCGTCGCCGCGGCGGTGCTGCGCGCGGCCCGCGAAGACCGCGCTGATCAGTATGTTCCGCGCTGGTTACGGCTGCCGGTACTCGTGCGGGGTGTCCTGCCGGGCGTGTACCGTGGGTTGGCGGCCCGATTCGGTGGTTCCGGCTGA
- a CDS encoding FKBP-type peptidyl-prolyl cis-trans isomerase: protein MRNAGKIMIVVAAALSIAACSPHQEPSSYPPGDGPTYPAPNPAGVSASAAAAPTTQQLKPCTADDVKVTGQFGSKPTVTIPDTCGAPTTLLTEDLQPGTGPAAKNGSQLQVNYDLYTWSDKVDQQNSFASGAFPLTLGQGSVIQGWDEGLVGVKQGGRRLLIIPPDKGYGATGNQSIKPNETLVFVVDAVKVTG from the coding sequence ATGCGTAACGCTGGCAAGATCATGATCGTGGTGGCCGCCGCGCTGAGCATCGCCGCCTGCTCTCCCCACCAGGAGCCCTCGTCCTACCCGCCCGGGGACGGCCCGACGTACCCGGCGCCCAACCCGGCGGGCGTCTCCGCGTCGGCCGCCGCGGCGCCGACGACGCAGCAGCTGAAGCCCTGCACGGCCGACGACGTGAAGGTGACCGGGCAGTTCGGCAGCAAGCCGACCGTGACGATCCCGGACACCTGCGGCGCGCCGACCACGCTGCTGACCGAGGACCTGCAGCCCGGCACGGGCCCGGCGGCCAAGAACGGCAGCCAGTTGCAGGTCAACTACGACCTGTACACCTGGTCGGACAAGGTCGACCAGCAGAATTCCTTCGCGAGCGGCGCGTTCCCGCTGACGCTCGGTCAGGGCAGTGTCATCCAGGGCTGGGACGAGGGCCTGGTCGGCGTCAAGCAGGGCGGGCGCCGCCTGCTGATCATCCCGCCGGACAAGGGCTACGGCGCGACGGGCAACCAGAGCATCAAGCCCAACGAGACCCTGGTGTTCGTCGTGGACGCGGTCAAGGTCACCGGCTGA
- a CDS encoding helicase domain-containing protein, whose amino-acid sequence MSPEREPDNAGDLAGEQDYVSLLYRKLDAEREFAQRRLTGALGQAGGTPQARTERDVATTTYSERLAQLSSVEQGLCFGRLDFDSGETTYVGRLGLFDEDGDYEPLLLDWRAPAARPFYLATAASPEGVRRRRHIRTLSRRVVALDDEILDLRAADQGHDLGLAGEAALLAALERRRTGEMSDIVATIQAEQDRIIRDELSGVLVVQGGPGTGKTAVALHRAAYLLYTYRQQLATRGVLVVGPNSTFLRYIGQVLPSLGETGVLLSTVGQLFPGVRATGADTREAAEVKGRRTMIEVLADAVADRQQVPDDVLEVEFDDGVLELDRATCEQARARARATLRPHNVARRVFVDQLLDALAEQASGRLEVDLFEGVPEIPLDEGETAGAEVLDAGDRADIRAELAASDKVLAALDSLWPRLTPQRLLRDLLGAPERLKSAAGGRLTEAERASLVRPPKSRWTPADVPLLDELAELLGEDDTEERAARERREREERAYAEGVLDILDQDEEIVDEEILRVSDILDAELFAERQQRRSELTAAERAARDRRWTFGHLIVDEAQELSPMDWRLLMRRCPSRSMTLVGDVAQTGAAAGASSWGEMLSPYVEDRWRLRELTVNYRTPAEIMDLAAGALANVDPRLRAPASVRESGIPPWQRPLGDASLREIVAGELRAADGGTVAVLCPAGRLAALREELPEDERLSLLGVEEAKGLEFDGVLVLAPEEIVAGSPRGWNDLYVALTRATRRLGVVYTEHALEPLVGAG is encoded by the coding sequence GTGTCCCCAGAACGGGAACCCGACAACGCAGGAGACCTCGCGGGGGAGCAGGACTACGTGTCGCTGCTCTACCGCAAGCTGGACGCCGAGCGGGAGTTCGCCCAGCGGCGCCTCACCGGGGCGCTCGGGCAGGCGGGGGGCACCCCGCAGGCTCGCACCGAGCGGGACGTCGCGACCACCACGTACTCCGAGCGGCTGGCGCAGCTCTCGTCGGTCGAGCAGGGGCTGTGCTTCGGCAGGCTCGACTTCGACTCCGGCGAGACCACCTACGTGGGCAGGCTGGGCCTGTTCGACGAGGACGGCGACTACGAGCCGCTGCTGCTCGACTGGCGTGCCCCGGCGGCGCGGCCGTTCTACCTGGCGACTGCGGCCTCGCCCGAGGGCGTGCGGCGGCGGCGCCACATCCGCACCCTCAGCCGCCGCGTCGTCGCGCTCGACGACGAGATCCTCGACCTGCGCGCCGCGGACCAGGGGCACGACCTCGGGCTCGCCGGAGAGGCGGCGCTGCTGGCCGCGCTGGAGCGCCGCCGCACGGGCGAGATGAGCGACATCGTCGCCACCATCCAGGCCGAGCAGGACCGGATCATCCGCGACGAGCTGAGCGGTGTGCTCGTCGTGCAGGGCGGGCCCGGCACCGGCAAGACGGCGGTGGCCCTGCACCGCGCCGCGTACCTGCTCTACACCTACCGCCAGCAGCTGGCCACGCGCGGCGTCCTGGTGGTCGGGCCGAACAGCACGTTCCTGCGCTACATCGGCCAGGTGCTGCCGTCGCTCGGCGAGACCGGCGTGCTGCTCTCGACCGTCGGCCAGCTGTTCCCCGGGGTGCGCGCCACGGGTGCGGACACCCGCGAGGCCGCCGAGGTCAAGGGCCGCCGGACCATGATCGAGGTGCTCGCCGATGCCGTCGCCGACCGGCAGCAGGTGCCGGACGACGTGCTCGAGGTCGAGTTCGACGACGGCGTGCTGGAGCTGGACCGCGCCACCTGCGAGCAGGCCAGGGCCAGGGCACGCGCCACCCTCCGCCCGCACAACGTCGCCCGCCGGGTGTTCGTCGACCAGCTGCTGGACGCGCTGGCCGAGCAGGCGAGCGGGCGGTTGGAGGTGGACCTGTTCGAGGGCGTGCCGGAGATCCCGCTCGACGAGGGGGAGACCGCCGGTGCCGAGGTCCTCGACGCGGGGGACCGGGCCGACATCCGGGCCGAGCTGGCCGCCTCGGACAAGGTGCTCGCGGCGCTGGACTCGCTGTGGCCGCGGCTGACCCCGCAGCGGCTGCTGCGCGACCTGCTCGGTGCACCCGAGCGGCTGAAGTCCGCGGCGGGCGGCCGGCTGACCGAGGCCGAGCGCGCGTCCCTCGTCCGCCCGCCGAAGTCGCGGTGGACCCCGGCCGACGTGCCCCTGCTCGACGAACTGGCGGAGCTGCTCGGCGAGGACGACACCGAGGAGCGTGCCGCCCGCGAGCGCCGGGAACGTGAGGAGCGCGCGTACGCCGAGGGCGTGCTGGACATCCTCGACCAGGACGAGGAGATCGTCGACGAGGAGATCCTGCGGGTCAGCGACATCCTCGACGCCGAGCTGTTCGCCGAACGCCAGCAGCGCCGCAGTGAGCTGACCGCCGCCGAGCGGGCCGCGCGGGACCGGCGCTGGACGTTCGGGCACCTGATCGTCGACGAGGCGCAGGAGCTGTCGCCGATGGACTGGCGGCTGCTCATGCGCCGCTGCCCGAGCCGGTCGATGACCCTGGTCGGCGACGTCGCGCAGACCGGCGCGGCCGCGGGCGCCTCGTCGTGGGGCGAGATGCTGAGCCCGTACGTCGAGGACCGGTGGCGGCTGCGCGAGCTGACCGTCAACTACCGCACCCCGGCCGAGATCATGGACCTCGCCGCCGGCGCGCTCGCGAACGTCGACCCGCGGCTGCGTGCGCCGGCATCGGTGCGCGAGAGCGGGATCCCGCCGTGGCAGCGCCCGCTCGGGGACGCGAGCCTGCGGGAGATCGTCGCCGGCGAGCTGCGCGCGGCCGACGGGGGCACCGTCGCGGTGCTCTGCCCGGCCGGGCGGCTCGCGGCCCTGCGCGAGGAGCTGCCGGAGGACGAGCGGTTGTCGCTGCTGGGCGTCGAGGAGGCCAAGGGCCTGGAGTTCGACGGCGTGCTGGTGCTCGCGCCGGAGGAGATCGTGGCCGGCTCCCCGCGAGGCTGGAACGACCTGTACGTCGCGCTCACGCGCGCGACCCGGCGGCTGGGCGTCGTCTACACCGAGCACGCGCTGGAACCACTTGTGGGTGCCGGATAA
- a CDS encoding heme o synthase, whose product MSLVNAAHGRSERTSADHPGGEPPAGGLRRLRGRAAAYLALTKPQVIELLLVTTIPAMFLAARTIPSPWLIVATLVGGAMAAGSANTLNCVIDADIDKVMNRTKRRPLVRDSVPRRNALVFGLVLGAGSFLMLFFTVNLLAAVLAIATILFYIFVYTLGLKRRTAQNVVWGGAAGCMPVVIGWAAVTGTVQWPAFVMFGVIFFWTPPHTWALGMKYRDDYERAGVPMLPVVATPEHVARQIVIYSWVMVAWTLLLLPVTSWLYASFAVLAGAWFLFYAHSLQRQVRRGVETKPMALFHRSNTYLMVVFCALAVDSAIGLPALGLPF is encoded by the coding sequence ATGTCGTTGGTGAACGCTGCGCACGGCCGCAGTGAGCGCACCAGCGCCGACCACCCCGGGGGCGAACCGCCCGCCGGTGGCCTGCGACGGCTCCGCGGCCGTGCGGCCGCCTACCTGGCACTGACCAAGCCGCAGGTCATCGAGCTGCTGCTGGTCACCACCATCCCCGCGATGTTCCTCGCGGCCCGCACCATCCCGTCCCCGTGGCTCATCGTGGCCACGCTGGTCGGCGGGGCGATGGCCGCAGGCAGCGCGAACACGCTCAACTGCGTGATCGACGCCGACATCGACAAGGTGATGAACCGCACCAAGCGGCGCCCGCTCGTGCGCGACTCGGTGCCACGGCGCAACGCCCTGGTGTTCGGCCTCGTGCTCGGCGCGGGTTCGTTCCTGATGCTGTTCTTCACGGTGAACCTGCTCGCCGCCGTGCTCGCGATCGCGACGATCCTGTTCTACATCTTCGTCTACACCCTCGGCCTCAAGCGCCGCACCGCGCAGAACGTGGTGTGGGGCGGCGCCGCGGGCTGCATGCCGGTGGTGATCGGCTGGGCCGCGGTGACCGGCACGGTGCAGTGGCCCGCCTTCGTGATGTTCGGCGTCATCTTCTTCTGGACCCCGCCGCACACCTGGGCGCTGGGCATGAAGTACCGCGACGACTACGAGCGCGCCGGCGTGCCGATGCTGCCCGTGGTCGCGACGCCGGAGCACGTGGCCCGGCAGATCGTCATCTACTCCTGGGTGATGGTCGCCTGGACGCTGCTGCTGCTGCCGGTGACGAGCTGGCTCTACGCCTCGTTCGCGGTGCTGGCGGGCGCCTGGTTCCTCTTCTACGCGCACTCCCTGCAACGGCAGGTCCGGCGCGGGGTGGAGACCAAGCCGATGGCGTTGTTCCACCGGTCCAACACCTATCTGATGGTCGTGTTCTGCGCGCTGGCCGTCGACTCCGCGATCGGCCTGCCCGCGCTCGGCCTGCCCTTCTAG